Proteins encoded together in one Deinococcus hopiensis KR-140 window:
- the miaB gene encoding tRNA (N6-isopentenyl adenosine(37)-C2)-methylthiotransferase MiaB, whose translation MKAHLITYGCQMNEYDTHLVQSQLVSLGADIVPSVDEADFVLINTCAVRGKPVDKVRSLLGDLRKQKQQRPLVVGMMGCLAQLEEGQQIARKFEVDVLLGPGSLLDIGKALESSERFWGLQFKDELHGHIPPPPTGKLQAHLTIMRGCDHHCTYCIVPTTRGPQVSRHPDDILRELDLQLAAGVQEVTLLGQNVNAYGVDQGAKLAGYPPFADLLRMVGRSGVQRIKFTTSHPMNFTEDVAAAMAETPAVCEFVHLPVQSGSDRVLRRMAREYTREKYLGHIAEIKRHLPGVVLATDIIVGFPGETEEDFQETLSLYDEVGFDSAYMFIYSPRPGTPSYKHFADLPRELKTERLQRLIAKQKEWSARKNAGKVGTVQEVLLRGDAHDSGFLEGHTRGNHPTVVPKAVGASGSGVYRARIEHATPHMLYGRLIGADGADLPELPRFNPEAAALSSPLQMV comes from the coding sequence ATGAAGGCACACCTGATTACCTACGGCTGCCAGATGAACGAGTACGACACCCATCTGGTCCAGTCGCAACTCGTCTCGCTGGGCGCGGACATCGTACCGAGCGTGGACGAGGCCGATTTCGTCCTGATCAACACCTGCGCCGTGCGCGGCAAGCCGGTGGACAAGGTCCGCTCGCTGCTGGGCGACCTGCGCAAGCAAAAACAGCAGCGCCCCCTCGTGGTGGGCATGATGGGCTGCCTCGCGCAGCTCGAAGAGGGCCAGCAGATCGCCCGCAAGTTTGAGGTGGACGTGCTGTTGGGACCGGGCAGCCTGCTGGATATCGGCAAGGCGCTGGAGAGTAGCGAACGCTTCTGGGGCCTGCAATTCAAGGACGAGCTGCACGGGCACATCCCGCCGCCGCCCACGGGCAAGCTCCAGGCGCACCTCACCATCATGCGCGGCTGCGACCACCACTGCACCTACTGCATCGTGCCCACCACACGCGGGCCGCAGGTGAGCCGCCACCCCGACGACATCCTGCGTGAACTGGACCTCCAACTCGCGGCTGGGGTGCAGGAGGTCACGCTGCTGGGACAGAACGTGAACGCCTACGGGGTGGACCAGGGCGCGAAGCTGGCCGGATATCCACCGTTTGCGGACCTTCTGCGGATGGTGGGGCGCAGCGGCGTGCAGCGCATCAAGTTCACCACGAGTCACCCCATGAACTTCACCGAGGACGTGGCGGCGGCGATGGCCGAGACGCCCGCTGTGTGCGAGTTCGTCCACCTGCCCGTCCAGAGCGGTTCGGACCGGGTGCTGCGCCGCATGGCCCGCGAATACACCCGCGAGAAGTACCTGGGGCATATCGCCGAGATCAAGCGGCACCTTCCCGGCGTGGTCCTCGCCACCGACATCATCGTGGGCTTTCCGGGTGAGACGGAAGAGGATTTTCAGGAGACGCTCAGCCTCTACGACGAGGTGGGCTTCGATAGCGCGTACATGTTCATCTACTCGCCGCGTCCCGGCACGCCGAGTTACAAGCACTTCGCGGACCTCCCGCGCGAACTGAAGACCGAGCGTCTGCAACGCCTGATCGCAAAGCAGAAGGAATGGAGCGCCCGCAAGAATGCCGGGAAGGTGGGCACGGTGCAGGAAGTCCTGCTGCGCGGCGACGCCCACGACTCCGGCTTTCTGGAAGGCCACACGCGCGGCAACCACCCCACGGTGGTCCCCAAGGCCGTGGGCGCGAGCGGTTCCGGCGTCTACCGCGCCCGCATCGAGCACGCCACACCGCACATGCTGTACGGCCGCCTGATTGGTGCAGACGGCGCAGACCTGCCCGAGTTACCCCGGTTCAACCCGGAAGCGGCGGCGCTGAGCAGCCCCTTGCAAATGGTGTAG
- a CDS encoding amidase: MTVPEFSDLQRAWAYRPASPLTGAATGPLSGLTFSVKDLFGMPGWPLAASTRARVPDPGESVLVRRLLKLGASAMGKTHLHEVALGITGNNGFSGTEHPTLPGRVPGGSSSGAAVTVALGQVDFALGTDTGGSIRVPAAWCGVVGYKPTKDHPAWSTEGVLPLSPTCDHAGPLARDVATVVRVQEALTGGKVDAENGAGIKVGLWLPEGWVDAEVREATRTFARGLESRGATVEAVPFPEVLDAYSPIVLSEAARVHAEALADEDPGFLPFTLASLRQGQALGQAEVDAAFARRAAYRAQLDELLTRFDVLLAPAVPTPPPLIGQDEVEIGEGNVPLRRAVLRLTAPFSLLGAPTVALPSTTPFVGVQLVGRHGEDDRLLGLALALEGEA, encoded by the coding sequence GTGACTGTTCCTGAGTTTTCCGATTTGCAGCGGGCGTGGGCGTACCGCCCAGCCTCTCCCCTGACGGGCGCAGCAACTGGCCCACTGTCGGGGCTGACGTTTAGCGTCAAGGACCTCTTTGGGATGCCGGGGTGGCCCCTCGCGGCGAGTACGCGGGCGCGGGTCCCGGACCCTGGCGAGAGCGTGCTGGTCCGCCGACTGCTGAAGTTGGGCGCGAGCGCCATGGGCAAGACACACCTGCACGAAGTGGCGCTTGGGATCACCGGGAACAACGGCTTTTCCGGCACCGAACACCCCACCTTGCCCGGACGGGTACCGGGGGGCAGCTCCAGCGGCGCGGCGGTGACGGTGGCGCTGGGGCAAGTCGACTTTGCGCTGGGCACCGATACCGGCGGCAGCATTCGCGTTCCGGCCGCGTGGTGCGGCGTGGTGGGCTACAAGCCCACGAAGGACCACCCGGCCTGGAGCACCGAGGGCGTGCTGCCCCTGTCGCCCACGTGTGACCACGCGGGGCCACTGGCGCGGGACGTAGCGACGGTGGTGCGGGTACAGGAGGCGCTGACGGGAGGAAAGGTGGACGCCGAAAACGGGGCGGGAATAAAGGTGGGCCTGTGGCTACCGGAGGGCTGGGTGGACGCCGAGGTGCGGGAGGCGACGCGGACCTTCGCACGGGGGCTGGAAAGTCGGGGCGCCACAGTGGAGGCCGTTCCCTTCCCCGAGGTGCTCGACGCCTACTCGCCCATCGTGCTGAGCGAGGCGGCGCGGGTCCATGCGGAGGCGCTGGCAGACGAGGACCCCGGCTTTCTGCCCTTCACCCTCGCCTCGCTGCGTCAGGGGCAAGCGCTGGGGCAAGCTGAGGTGGACGCCGCTTTTGCCCGCCGCGCCGCGTACCGCGCCCAACTCGACGAGCTGCTTACCCGCTTCGACGTGCTGCTCGCGCCCGCCGTTCCCACGCCGCCACCCCTCATTGGGCAGGACGAGGTGGAGATCGGGGAAGGGAACGTGCCCCTGCGCCGCGCCGTACTCCGCCTGACCGCTCCCTTCAGCCTGCTGGGTGCGCCCACGGTGGCGCTGCCTTCCACCACGCCCTTCGTCGGCGTGCAACTCGTGGGACGGCACGGCGAGGATGACCGCCTGCTGGGCTTGGCCCTCGCGCTGGAGGGGGAGGCGTGA
- a CDS encoding ABC transporter ATP-binding protein, with protein MTAPQSDVLQTVRHNSPHALELRGITKRFPLVLANDNISMQVRWGSVHALCGENGAGKSTLMKIVYGAQPPTSGEIVVDGEVVNLSDPSQAIARGIGMVFQHFMLVDTLTVTENVILGAEPKAGGAINYGAARKRVAELIKQFNFDLNPDALVGDLPVGLQQKVEILKTLYRGARILILDEPTAVLTPSETDELFAFLKNQYAASGNAVIFISHKLHEVLHISDTISVIRDGKMIGTIPSQGATTETLAKMMVGRDVTLKVQKSLPRPGEVALDVRGVTVKGEHGNAVNNVSFQVRAGEIVGIAGVEGNGQSELVEAITGLLSVSGGEITYLGRRAHGVREVEASGLSHVPEDRNERGLVLDMTTAENYILGEHDRPPFAGPLGFLRLDAIEDNARKLSEQFDVRPRSTSLQAGRYSGGNAQKLIVAREMRKGPKILVASQPTRGVDIGAIEFIHAQIVAARDQGLAVLLISADLGEVMNLSDRILVMYEGEVVGEVDAATATETQLGLLMTGSGGTNGRSGEVSVGQAEASAEEGNR; from the coding sequence ATGACGGCCCCTCAAAGTGACGTGCTGCAAACGGTGCGGCACAACTCTCCCCACGCGCTGGAACTGCGCGGCATTACCAAGCGTTTTCCCCTCGTGCTGGCCAACGACAATATCTCCATGCAGGTGCGGTGGGGCAGTGTCCACGCCCTGTGCGGCGAGAACGGCGCGGGCAAGAGCACCCTGATGAAGATCGTGTACGGCGCGCAGCCCCCCACTTCCGGCGAGATCGTCGTGGACGGCGAGGTGGTAAACCTGTCTGACCCCTCGCAGGCCATCGCGCGTGGCATCGGCATGGTGTTTCAGCACTTTATGCTGGTGGACACCCTGACCGTTACGGAAAACGTGATTCTGGGGGCCGAGCCGAAAGCGGGCGGGGCCATCAACTACGGCGCTGCACGGAAGCGTGTGGCCGAACTGATTAAGCAGTTTAACTTCGACCTCAACCCCGATGCGCTCGTGGGTGACCTGCCCGTGGGCCTCCAGCAGAAGGTGGAAATTCTCAAAACCCTGTACCGGGGCGCACGCATCCTGATTCTGGACGAGCCCACGGCGGTGCTGACCCCCAGCGAGACGGACGAGCTGTTCGCCTTCCTGAAAAACCAGTACGCGGCGAGCGGCAACGCCGTGATCTTCATCTCGCACAAGCTGCACGAGGTGCTGCACATCAGCGACACCATCAGCGTGATCCGCGACGGCAAGATGATTGGCACCATCCCTTCCCAGGGAGCCACCACCGAGACGCTCGCCAAGATGATGGTGGGCCGGGACGTGACGCTGAAGGTACAGAAAAGCCTGCCCCGCCCCGGTGAAGTGGCGCTGGACGTGCGCGGCGTCACCGTGAAGGGCGAACACGGCAACGCGGTCAACAACGTGTCTTTTCAAGTCCGCGCGGGTGAGATCGTGGGCATTGCGGGCGTAGAGGGCAACGGCCAGAGTGAACTTGTGGAGGCGATTACCGGCCTGCTGTCCGTGTCGGGCGGCGAGATCACCTACCTGGGCCGCCGGGCCCATGGGGTCCGCGAAGTGGAGGCTTCGGGTCTGTCGCACGTACCTGAGGACCGCAACGAGCGCGGCCTGGTGCTGGACATGACCACCGCCGAGAACTACATCCTGGGCGAACATGACCGTCCGCCCTTTGCCGGGCCGCTGGGTTTTCTCCGGCTGGACGCCATCGAGGACAATGCGCGCAAACTCAGCGAGCAGTTCGACGTGCGCCCGCGCAGCACGTCCTTGCAGGCTGGGCGTTACAGCGGCGGCAACGCGCAGAAGCTGATTGTGGCCCGCGAGATGCGCAAGGGACCCAAGATTCTGGTGGCGTCGCAGCCCACGCGCGGGGTGGACATCGGGGCCATCGAGTTTATCCACGCGCAGATCGTGGCGGCGCGGGACCAGGGCCTCGCCGTGCTGCTTATCAGCGCCGACCTCGGTGAGGTGATGAACCTCTCGGACCGTATCCTCGTGATGTATGAGGGCGAGGTGGTGGGTGAGGTGGACGCTGCCACGGCAACCGAAACCCAACTGGGGTTGCTGATGACGGGCAGCGGGGGCACGAACGGGCGCAGCGGAGAGGTCAGCGTGGGGCAAGCAGAGGCGAGCGCTGAGGAAGGAAATAGATAA
- a CDS encoding LEA type 2 family protein, which translates to MKKLLLAPLLALGLLPTGLGGCAPVQSAVQVPSFEVENVRLTGLSLPSGPNPALASLTLRLRVRNPNPAPVRLANIAARLVLDGQDAGRVELPNVALPARGETTQEANLQIPVTLSTAGAFLSVARGQEVAYRLDGTFTADLGSLGRPSFGPFTLAQGVWQQRAMLPF; encoded by the coding sequence GTGAAGAAGCTGCTCCTCGCTCCGCTGCTGGCCCTCGGCCTGCTCCCCACTGGACTGGGAGGATGCGCGCCCGTGCAGTCCGCAGTGCAGGTGCCCTCTTTCGAGGTGGAGAACGTGCGCCTCACCGGCCTGAGTCTGCCCAGCGGTCCGAATCCGGCGCTGGCGAGCCTCACCCTGCGCCTGAGGGTAAGGAACCCCAACCCAGCGCCCGTCCGCCTCGCCAACATCGCCGCGCGCCTCGTGCTCGACGGGCAGGACGCCGGGCGGGTGGAGCTGCCCAACGTTGCCCTGCCTGCGCGGGGCGAAACCACCCAGGAGGCCAACCTTCAAATTCCCGTGACGCTGAGCACCGCTGGGGCCTTTCTCAGCGTGGCGCGCGGGCAGGAGGTGGCCTACCGGCTGGACGGCACCTTCACGGCGGACCTCGGTTCCCTGGGGCGGCCCAGCTTCGGGCCGTTCACGCTGGCGCAGGGGGTGTGGCAACAACGGGCGATGTTGCCGTTCTAG
- the mnmA gene encoding tRNA 2-thiouridine(34) synthase MnmA, translated as MTGAEMVGNAGTRVLCAMSGGVDSSVTAALLKDAGYQVIGAMMRFWPDGKRVDTFDTCCSPDAAYEARRVAEQVGVPFYLLDYREHFQRHIVGPFLDEYARGRTPNPCVNCNTKVKFDELVKKAKMLGCQYVATGHYVKRVETLHGEVQFHRGDDPRKDQTYFLWGTPRDALPYILFPVGELEKPRVREIAEERGLLTARKPESQNICFVPGKVGDYVAEHLPQAQGPIREIRTGEVVGEHLGTQFYTLGQKKGLGLYQSHRVRHVVHLDPETNTVWVGDYEDCLWPGLRAEGANYLLDLAELPAEVEVQVRYRSKPVRARVVEAGEHGFELEFEEPQFAVAPGQSAVLYAGDRLLGGGLIADHLRALPD; from the coding sequence ATGACGGGGGCGGAAATGGTGGGGAATGCGGGAACACGGGTGCTGTGCGCAATGTCGGGGGGCGTGGACTCCAGCGTCACGGCGGCGCTGCTCAAGGACGCGGGCTATCAGGTGATCGGCGCGATGATGCGCTTCTGGCCCGACGGCAAGCGCGTGGACACCTTCGATACCTGCTGCTCACCCGACGCCGCCTACGAGGCCCGACGGGTGGCCGAGCAGGTGGGGGTGCCCTTTTACCTGCTGGACTACCGCGAGCATTTCCAGCGGCACATCGTCGGGCCTTTCCTTGACGAATACGCCCGGGGCCGCACCCCCAATCCCTGCGTGAACTGCAACACCAAGGTCAAGTTCGACGAACTGGTCAAGAAGGCGAAGATGCTCGGCTGCCAGTACGTCGCCACCGGGCACTACGTCAAGCGTGTGGAGACGCTCCACGGCGAGGTGCAGTTTCATCGGGGCGACGATCCCCGCAAGGACCAGACGTACTTCCTGTGGGGTACGCCGCGCGACGCCCTCCCGTACATCCTCTTTCCGGTGGGCGAACTGGAAAAGCCCCGGGTGCGCGAGATCGCCGAGGAGCGCGGCCTGCTCACCGCCCGCAAGCCCGAGAGCCAGAACATCTGCTTTGTACCCGGCAAGGTGGGCGACTACGTGGCCGAGCATCTGCCGCAGGCCCAGGGCCCCATCCGGGAGATTCGCACGGGCGAGGTGGTGGGCGAGCACCTGGGTACGCAGTTCTATACGCTGGGCCAGAAAAAGGGCCTGGGCCTGTACCAGTCACACCGGGTCCGCCACGTCGTTCACCTGGATCCCGAGACGAACACCGTCTGGGTGGGCGATTACGAGGATTGCCTCTGGCCAGGGCTTCGGGCCGAGGGAGCGAACTACCTGCTGGACCTGGCCGAACTGCCCGCCGAGGTGGAGGTGCAGGTCCGCTACCGCTCCAAGCCGGTGCGTGCCCGCGTGGTCGAGGCCGGCGAGCACGGCTTCGAGCTGGAATTCGAGGAGCCGCAGTTTGCCGTCGCCCCGGGGCAGAGCGCGGTGCTGTATGCCGGAGACCGCTTACTGGGCGGCGGCCTCATCGCAGACCACCTGCGGGCCCTTCCTGACTGA
- a CDS encoding thioredoxin domain-containing protein, translating to MNRLARETSPYLLQHADNPVDWYPWGEEAFAEARRRDVPALLSIGYSTCHWCHVMAHESFENPETAARMNANFVCIKVDREERPDVDSVYMTATQLMTGQGGWPMTVFLTPDRKPFYAGTYFPPEDRYGMPGFRRLLASVAHAWQEDREKVQGNAQALSEHVREASRPRRSAEDLPEGFLQRGVENLRRVYDADLGGFGRAPKFPAPTTLDFLLTRPDGRDMALHTLRQMGRGGIYDQLGGGFHRYSVDERWLVPHFEKMLYDNAQLTRTLLRAWQYTEDPEFARLTRETLAYLEREMLGPLGGFYSAQDADTNGVEGLTFTWTREEIHAVLGEGPDADLALRVYGVTGEGNFEDPHRPDAGRRNVLHAPTPPAELARDLGEDPARLQDRLDTARMHLLEVRATRPQPGTDDKVLTSWNGLALAAFAEAARVLGDAHYLNIAVGNAEFVREQLRLPDGTLRHTFKDGEARVEGLLEDHALYALGLISLYQASGDLGYLEWARELWNVVRRDFWDGEAGVFHSTGGRAETLLTRQAQGFDSAVLSGNAAAALLGLWISRYFGDEEAERLARATIRSYADDMLAAAGGFGGLWQAAAFLEAPHVEVALIGTPKERAPLERVLGRFPLPFAALAPAEYGEGLPVLEGRPGNGTAYVCVGHTCDLPTQDPQGLAEQLRRLG from the coding sequence ATGAACCGCCTCGCCCGCGAGACCAGCCCATACCTCCTTCAGCACGCGGACAATCCCGTCGACTGGTACCCCTGGGGCGAGGAAGCCTTCGCTGAGGCGCGGCGGCGGGACGTACCCGCGCTGCTGTCCATCGGCTACTCCACCTGCCACTGGTGCCACGTGATGGCCCACGAGAGCTTCGAGAACCCGGAGACGGCAGCCCGGATGAACGCGAACTTCGTGTGCATCAAGGTGGACCGCGAGGAACGCCCCGACGTAGACAGCGTGTACATGACGGCCACCCAGCTGATGACCGGCCAAGGAGGCTGGCCCATGACGGTGTTCCTGACCCCAGACCGCAAGCCTTTCTACGCGGGGACCTACTTTCCGCCCGAAGACCGCTACGGAATGCCCGGCTTTCGCCGCCTGCTCGCCTCCGTGGCCCACGCCTGGCAGGAGGACCGCGAGAAGGTGCAGGGCAACGCGCAGGCCCTCAGCGAACATGTGCGCGAGGCCAGCCGACCGCGCCGTTCAGCGGAGGACTTGCCCGAAGGTTTCTTGCAACGGGGCGTGGAGAACCTACGCCGCGTGTACGACGCGGACCTGGGCGGATTTGGCCGCGCGCCCAAGTTTCCCGCCCCCACGACGCTGGACTTCCTGCTGACCCGCCCCGACGGGCGCGACATGGCCCTGCACACCCTGCGGCAGATGGGCCGTGGCGGCATCTATGACCAGCTCGGGGGCGGCTTTCACCGCTACTCGGTGGACGAGCGCTGGCTGGTGCCGCACTTCGAGAAGATGCTGTACGACAACGCGCAGCTTACGCGGACCCTGCTGCGGGCCTGGCAATACACCGAAGACCCTGAGTTCGCCCGCCTGACCCGTGAGACGCTGGCCTACCTGGAACGCGAGATGTTGGGGCCCCTCGGCGGTTTTTACAGCGCTCAGGACGCCGATACCAACGGCGTGGAGGGCCTAACCTTCACCTGGACCCGCGAGGAGATTCACGCGGTGCTGGGCGAGGGCCCGGACGCGGACCTCGCTCTGCGGGTGTACGGCGTGACCGGGGAGGGCAACTTCGAGGACCCCCACCGCCCGGACGCAGGACGGCGGAACGTGCTGCACGCGCCCACTCCTCCTGCCGAGTTGGCCCGCGATCTGGGCGAGGACCCGGCCCGCCTGCAGGACCGTCTGGACACCGCCCGAATGCACCTCCTCGAAGTCCGCGCCACCCGGCCCCAGCCCGGCACCGACGACAAGGTGCTGACCTCGTGGAACGGGCTGGCCCTGGCGGCCTTCGCGGAGGCCGCGCGCGTCCTGGGAGACGCGCATTACCTGAACATTGCCGTGGGGAACGCTGAATTCGTGCGCGAGCAACTGCGCCTGCCGGACGGCACGTTGCGTCATACCTTCAAGGACGGCGAGGCGCGGGTGGAGGGGCTACTCGAAGACCACGCGCTGTATGCCCTGGGGCTGATCTCGCTCTACCAGGCGAGCGGTGACCTGGGGTATCTGGAATGGGCACGGGAGCTGTGGAACGTGGTGCGCCGCGACTTCTGGGATGGGGAAGCGGGCGTATTCCACTCCACCGGGGGCCGCGCCGAGACGCTGCTGACCCGTCAGGCGCAGGGCTTTGACTCGGCGGTCCTCAGCGGCAACGCTGCGGCCGCCCTGCTCGGCCTGTGGATTTCGCGCTATTTCGGAGATGAGGAAGCTGAGCGCCTGGCCCGCGCCACCATTCGCAGCTACGCCGACGACATGCTCGCCGCTGCCGGAGGCTTCGGAGGGCTATGGCAGGCGGCGGCGTTCCTCGAAGCGCCCCACGTGGAAGTCGCCCTGATCGGCACACCCAAGGAACGCGCGCCCCTCGAACGGGTCCTCGGCCGCTTTCCCCTGCCCTTCGCCGCCCTCGCGCCCGCCGAATACGGCGAGGGGCTGCCCGTGCTCGAAGGGAGGCCGGGAAACGGAACGGCTTACGTCTGCGTGGGCCATACGTGCGACCTGCCAACCCAGGACCCACAGGGCCTGGCCGAACAGTTAAGGCGGCTGGGGTAG
- a CDS encoding outer membrane lipoprotein carrier protein LolA, which translates to MKRILPLLTLAVLAPTAGAQTAQDILKNVDAAQKSARDVSFRLSGTASFQSANQKLDLTLKSIPAQGVARLQFAAPDALADNIVVTDKNEIRQYLFLTNQVTVTPIKKAAESAGLAGLDFTQLANTTTLLGQYNVKLLGSTTVGGKKVYQLEATPKNANSSDRARVWITEAGWRPTRLQLVGTGNKVLADLTISNYKVNSGLTAAGLTALPKDAQIIRQ; encoded by the coding sequence GTGAAGCGAATTCTTCCCCTCCTGACCCTGGCCGTTCTCGCCCCCACGGCGGGCGCGCAGACGGCTCAGGACATCCTGAAAAATGTCGATGCCGCACAGAAGTCCGCCCGCGACGTGTCGTTCCGGCTCAGCGGCACGGCCTCATTCCAATCGGCCAACCAGAAGCTTGACCTGACCCTCAAGAGCATTCCCGCGCAGGGTGTGGCCCGCCTCCAGTTCGCCGCGCCCGACGCCCTGGCCGACAACATCGTGGTAACGGATAAAAACGAGATCCGGCAGTACCTCTTCCTGACCAACCAGGTCACGGTGACGCCCATCAAGAAGGCCGCCGAGAGTGCTGGCCTGGCGGGACTGGACTTCACGCAACTCGCCAACACCACCACCCTGCTGGGCCAGTACAACGTCAAACTGCTGGGCAGCACCACGGTGGGCGGCAAGAAGGTCTACCAGCTCGAAGCCACGCCCAAAAATGCGAACAGCTCGGACCGTGCCCGCGTGTGGATCACCGAAGCGGGCTGGCGGCCCACACGGCTGCAACTCGTCGGCACCGGCAACAAGGTGTTGGCGGACCTGACCATCAGCAACTACAAGGTCAACAGCGGTCTCACGGCGGCGGGCCTGACCGCCCTGCCCAAGGACGCGCAGATCATTCGGCAGTAA
- a CDS encoding cysteine desulfurase-like protein has protein sequence MNAPHLLPDAIRAQFPPLARGRAYLDNAAGGLLPARAIAAIAAHLTRYGATNAMPGHQPGQEVLALKHRAREATALFLNAQPEDVALASSSTALAFRLAAAFGRRWEPGDEIILSGLEHEANASPWRELERVGVKIHVWHARRPDMQLHPEDLAALLSPRTRLVAVTAASNALGVSVDIPTVTAQVRAAGVWTVVDAVHSAPHAFPDVQAWGADFVMFSPYKVWGPHLGALWISPEHRPHLSWPRLSFVAQGDITGLEHGTPQFELLAGWLGTLDYLRELGGHETLTREALKAASARIGGLERPVSERLISGLLETPGVTVYGPQTMKGRIGTAAFRLEGEAPGHTAARLSAQGVDVAAGHFYAVQPLKDLGLYPEGVVRASIAHYTTLEDVERLLAGVRR, from the coding sequence ATGAACGCCCCACACCTCTTGCCGGATGCCATTCGGGCGCAGTTCCCACCCCTTGCCCGTGGGCGCGCGTACCTCGACAACGCGGCGGGTGGCCTGCTGCCCGCACGGGCCATTGCTGCCATCGCTGCGCATCTCACCCGCTACGGAGCCACCAACGCGATGCCCGGGCACCAGCCGGGGCAAGAGGTTCTGGCCCTGAAGCACCGGGCGCGGGAAGCGACGGCACTCTTTCTGAACGCCCAGCCCGAAGACGTGGCCCTCGCGTCCAGTTCCACGGCATTGGCTTTCCGCCTTGCCGCCGCGTTTGGGCGGAGGTGGGAACCGGGCGACGAGATCATTCTCAGCGGACTGGAACATGAGGCCAATGCCAGTCCCTGGCGCGAACTGGAGCGCGTGGGCGTGAAGATTCACGTGTGGCACGCCCGTCGGCCCGACATGCAGCTCCACCCTGAGGACCTCGCCGCGCTGCTCTCGCCACGCACACGGCTGGTGGCGGTGACGGCAGCGAGCAACGCGCTGGGCGTGAGTGTGGACATTCCCACTGTTACGGCGCAGGTGCGGGCAGCGGGCGTGTGGACGGTGGTGGACGCCGTGCATTCCGCGCCCCACGCCTTTCCCGACGTGCAGGCGTGGGGCGCGGATTTCGTCATGTTCAGTCCCTACAAGGTCTGGGGACCGCACCTGGGCGCGCTGTGGATTTCCCCCGAACACCGCCCGCACCTGTCCTGGCCACGCCTGAGCTTTGTGGCGCAGGGCGATATCACGGGCCTGGAACACGGCACCCCACAATTCGAGTTGCTGGCTGGCTGGCTGGGCACCCTGGACTACCTGCGCGAACTGGGCGGACACGAGACGCTGACGCGGGAGGCACTGAAGGCGGCGTCCGCACGCATCGGTGGGTTGGAGCGCCCCGTCTCCGAGCGCCTAATCTCTGGCCTGCTGGAGACGCCGGGCGTTACCGTCTATGGACCGCAAACCATGAAGGGCCGCATCGGCACCGCCGCCTTCCGGCTGGAGGGAGAAGCGCCCGGGCACACCGCGGCCCGCCTCTCCGCGCAGGGCGTGGACGTGGCTGCCGGGCACTTTTACGCCGTGCAGCCTCTGAAAGACCTGGGCCTGTACCCCGAGGGCGTGGTGCGCGCGAGCATCGCGCATTACACGACGTTGGAGGATGTGGAGCGGCTGCTGGCGGGAGTAAGGCGGTAG
- a CDS encoding PhzF family phenazine biosynthesis protein produces MTATATSALYRVLAPPRKEGGKAVTVFSDASGELQSRAADAGTPLSVFVESADLSGVELQVFTPQNAKGTSDSGALAALAFLQPLGVLLDVVDVSMGGEVLSAQLCGGEWLLRQGEVTAEAVVGADLSPIGLPSENVHIASAGRPNLVVEVTDLATLDAFTPNGEAISTVNRATGTTGLILFTAGGEGREDVSFRAFGPLKGFLEDGASSNMFACLVGTLGALGRLPQNLNLIRGAQRMPGQPARLTAQFALRSGGAADVWVGGRAARVEAAG; encoded by the coding sequence ATGACCGCCACGGCCACCTCTGCCCTGTACCGCGTCCTCGCACCACCCCGGAAGGAAGGGGGCAAGGCCGTCACCGTCTTTTCCGATGCTTCGGGTGAGCTCCAGAGCCGGGCGGCTGACGCAGGAACGCCGCTGAGCGTCTTCGTCGAATCGGCAGACCTTTCGGGGGTGGAGCTGCAGGTCTTTACGCCACAGAACGCGAAAGGGACCTCAGACTCTGGCGCGCTGGCGGCCCTCGCCTTTTTGCAACCCCTGGGCGTGTTGCTGGACGTGGTGGACGTGAGCATGGGCGGAGAAGTCCTGAGCGCCCAGCTGTGCGGCGGCGAATGGTTGCTACGGCAGGGGGAAGTGACGGCGGAGGCGGTGGTCGGTGCGGACCTCTCCCCTATCGGGCTGCCTTCGGAAAACGTGCACATCGCCTCGGCGGGCCGCCCAAACCTGGTGGTGGAGGTCACGGACCTGGCGACGCTGGACGCCTTCACACCGAACGGAGAAGCCATTTCTACCGTGAACCGCGCGACGGGAACCACGGGTCTGATCCTGTTCACGGCGGGGGGGGAGGGCCGGGAAGACGTGAGTTTCCGGGCGTTTGGGCCGCTGAAAGGCTTTCTGGAGGACGGCGCGAGCAGCAATATGTTCGCCTGTCTGGTGGGAACGCTGGGAGCGCTCGGAAGGCTGCCCCAGAACCTCAACCTCATTCGCGGGGCGCAGCGGATGCCCGGCCAGCCCGCGCGCCTGACCGCCCAGTTTGCCCTGCGGAGCGGCGGGGCGGCAGACGTGTGGGTGGGGGGCCGGGCGGCGCGGGTGGAAGCCGCAGGCTAA